The Anopheles coluzzii chromosome 2, AcolN3, whole genome shotgun sequence genome window below encodes:
- the LOC120951009 gene encoding uncharacterized protein LOC120951009 isoform X2, which yields MNLRYQETFCIIFLLCTSITLAEDFDFVPEQNDDVEPIAAEPTKVDSQPKLSKAGVRCLPTESTIQLSLILRVKSWKHVQTSLKQRTISKLAEYFLVPEESIIVRDATSNDLHKMVEKALQHGKKPSRTVGKSLGWIGFPVGCGEKMSSSAKETVRNVNTQLAELRDLTGMDFGWWIIWKEQTGGAAASDKRIKREVDPDDDYYDYDDDEAAEDDDEGETTEVPHAHRHHHGSSEYSTKAEHHSSPTHATNKHTTNNPDHTVETHHHQQHHHHHQQQHRHHASAEKQAEPWPRGGAATGEHRKSPVMVSVTAPSITAATTQPSQPKRKHNHGLYDQVKERSAKKQAAALLAHTHQSDRAFQPATEPSQVAGHPFTPPDLRESVSQLESTISKTIANNEQLKKDEETLLARKAKHKRIDIERIVETELLLPEIERLQDEVFRDDYVIEDVVRGPKFYDFSTQPQLDRFVPLEPEPEKRQPATSPTTTLPASVNRSPTTVKPQYVTVEKTATPPMPTTSKQVPATTPNSKPRTSPTQAVSILTVPRRHTDESLFTTKLPHPAITPVVSSIDADEDAPSRSDTTTTIGTINPSAQSRLVPPTKLDPTTTTTTTTTLSSTPARSAAKTTTMTTTTATATSTRAKTIPTELIELQTSPATMPLTTTTTTTTASATSTTVSEEPTNPTATTTTTPASSASATNTRSTNLFASVPLVKSDDEPAASSSSTIKTIVPEATTEKSSTISSFSSAVEYSTPSSTTTATATTTIAALPAITSTPASSWHLGMDEDEEASYESKEFFDEIDSKPSTFANPEMASISSSTTTTTHGSEDQGTSDYTTTTVSYVPLTTTTTTQEELSRYATNVDRSPFGRKINDEDITADQEEEDQEEGEDIDEEEEEEDYFSQGPTSTQRSVSTFTTPKQDNEEEDKELEYENYDDEYDDEEEGAIELTTQPDPRVLSSTTTTERPMPSSTEPSTTPTTVTMPTTTPSTTTTTTTEAPTTTTTTTTSTTTTTTTTTTEASTTTSTMLTTELDEPTNLPPIIRNRIPKQAIPAGKVFRYQVPLETFHDNEDGNNLSLELLDARDQPLKPSSWIQFNEDTKEIYGLPLEKDVSRWPYKLRATDSGNLTVTEKVDIQVQQHKSHRSLNHEISLALRLNRKFASNVDWHIETARGISVVLGDVTLSNIIVRDIRNSIQDPSLATFVYTNETLPKDRCPEEKLDELVALLTEEALNDALNPDITVKSVQGQQIAQCTKVTPPKVKPTQSIQRNYAPQTRNQVDQVNATVGHLLVFKVPVDTFYDPEDGNELKMKLLTTDRNTLDPNHWLQFDSKNQEFYGVPRTNDIGRKEYLLMAEDREGLTATDALVVVVNPHHKRDYSVLFELTLDISHEQFNTAQVQRRFIERLAQVFGDASTHYIKIHHIRPIHHTGQVQVSFFNTTLSRQHQRCPQEEIETLRNILLHQDSTIRAKVREILGQEFSLQNVSLVPLDNCHGFDTPHHATSEPEKAAPKPISKDDYLLTFVLPSVIIIVMLLIAAIIACILYKRRLTGKMELEYINFKPIASSSSSNPQGTDEERKSFRSKGIPVIFQDELDEKPEIGNKSPVILKDEKPPLLPPSYSSTNHDGDNEDVDEYVPPQPVIVGGRESRGKSPVTPSYRRPPPYVSP from the exons ATGAATTTACGATATCAGGAAACGTTTTGTATCATATTTTTACTATGCACCAGTATTACACTCGCAGAAGACTTTGACTTCGTGCCGGAGCAGAACGATGATGTTGAG CCGATTGCCGCGGAACCTACAAAAGTAGATAGCCAACCGAAATTATCCAAG GCCGGTGTTCGCTGTCTGCCAACGGAAAGCACGATCCAACTTTCTCTGATACTCCGGGTCAAGAGCTGGAAACACGTCCAGACAAGCCTAAAGCAACGCACAATCAGTAAGCTGGCCGAATATTTCTTAGTCCCCGAG GAATCGATCATTGTTCGAGATGCAACGAGTAACGACCTGCACAAGATGGTGGAAAAGGCCCTCCAGCACGGCAAGAAACCTTCGCGGACGGTTGGAAAATCGCTGGGTTGGATTGGATTTCCG GTTGGATGCGGCGAGAAGATGTCATCGAGTGCCAAGGAAACGGTGCGCAACGTGAACACGCAGCTGGCCGAACTACGTGACCTTACCGGTATGGATTTTGGCTGGTGGATCATCTGGAAGGAGCAGACCGGTGGTGCGGCTGCAAGTGATAAGAGAATCAAGCGTGAGGTGGATCCAGACGATGACTACtacgactacgacgacgatGAAGCTGCAGAAGATGACGATGAAGG CGAAACGACGGAAGTTCCTCATGCCCACCGACACCATCACGGTTCCAGTGAG TATAGCACCAAGGCTGAGCACCACAGCTCGCCAACACACGCCACTAACAAGCATACTACTAACAATCCCGACCATACGGTGGAAACgcaccatcatcaacaacatcaccatcaccatcagcaacaacatcgCCATCATGCGAGCGCCGAGAAGCAGGCGGAACCATGGCCGCGTGGTGGTGCTGCGACCGGGGAGCACCGGAAGTCCCCGGTAATGGTATCGGTAACAGCGCCATCCATCACTGCCGCCACCACGCAACCATCGCAACCGAAGCGCAAGCACAACCACGGCCTGTACGATCAGGTGAAGGAACGGTCGGCAAAAAAGCAAGCCGCAGCACTGCTCGCCCACACGCACCAGTCGGATCGGGCCTTCCAGCCGGCGACCGAACCGTCGCAAGTGGCCGGCCACCCCTTCACGCCGCCCGATTTGCGAGAGAGCGTGTCCCAGCTCGAGTCGACCATCAGCAAAACGATCGCCAACAACGAGCAGCTCAAAAAGGACGAAGAAACGCTGCTCGCCCGCAAGGCGAAGCACAAGCGCATCGATATCGAGCGTATCGTCGagacggagctgctgctgccggaaaTCGAGCGGCTGCAGGATGAGGTGTTCCGGGACGATTACGTGATCGAAGATGTCGTGCGGGGGCCCAAGTTTTACGATTTCAGCACCCAGCCGCAGCTGGACAGGTTCGTACCGCTGGAGCCAGAGCCGGAGAAGCGACAACCGGCGACCAGCCCCACAACCACACTTCCGGCGAGTGTGAACAGATCGCCGACCACCGTAAAGCCACAGTACGTGACAGTTGAGAAGACTGCCACACCCCCGATGCCCACTACCTCAAAGCAAGTTCCGGCTACCACGCCGAACAGTAAGCCCAGGACGAGCCCAACCCAAGCCGTCTCCATCTTAACCGTGCCGAGGCGACACACGGACGAATCATTGTTCACCACAAAGCTTCCACATCCGGCTATCACACCGGTGGTCAGCTCGATTGACGCCGACGAGGATGCACCGTCCCGATCGGACACTACAACAACGATAGGCACAATCAACCCATCCGCCCAATCCCGTCTCGTTCCACCGACCAAACTTGAcccgacgacaacgacgacgacgacgacgacgttgtCTTCTACTCCAGCAAGAAGTGCAGCAAAGACGACAACAATGACAACGACCACGGCAACCGCAACGTCCACAAGAGCTAAAACGATTCCTACGGAGTTGATAGAGCTGCAAACTTCTCCAGCAACTATGCCactgaccaccaccaccaccaccaccacggcctCTGCCACCAGTACCACCGTTTCCGAGGAGCCAACAAATCCCacagcaaccaccaccaccacgccgGCATCTTCCGCTTCCGCTACTAACACTCGCTCTACTAACCTTTTCGCTTCCGTTCCATTGGTGAAG AGCGATGATGAACCTGCGGCATCAAGTTCCAGCACCATCAAAACGATCGTACCAGAAGCGACCACCGAGAAGAGCTCAACGATATCTTCCTTCTCTTCTGCCGTCGAGTATTCGACGCCCTCGTCCACAACGACcgcgacggcgacgacgacgatcgcAGCACTTCCAGCAATAACTTCCACGCCGGCCAGTTCGTGGCATCTGGGCATGGATGAGGACGAGGAAGCGAGCTACGAGTCGAAGGAATTTTTCGATGAAATCGATTCGAAACCTTCAACATTTGCTAATCCTGAAATGGCATCCatctcctcctccaccactaccaccacgcACGGTAGTGAGGATCAAGGCACGAGTGACTACACTACCACCACGGTCAGTTACGTGCCacttactactactacgacaACGCAGGAAGAGTTGAGTCGTTACGCGACGAACGTAGATCGCTCCCCGTTCGGTAGAAAGATAAATGACGAAGACATCACCGCCGACCAGGAGGAGGAAGACCAAGAAGAAGGCGAAGAcatcgacgaggaggaggaggaagaggactACTTCTCGCAAGGG CCTACATCGACGCAACGTTCTGTGTCGACCTTCACCACCCCGAAACAGGACAACGAGGAGGAGGACAAGGAACTGGAGTACGAAAACTATGACGATGAGTACGATGACGAGGAGGAGGGAGCGATCGAACTGACCACGCAGCCCGATCCGCGTGTACTGTCATCGACCACAACCACCGAGCGACCAATGCCATCGTCGACAGAG CCAAGCACTACCCCAACAACGGTAACGATGCCCACCACAACGCCttccacgaccaccaccaccaccacggaagcaccgacgacgacaacgactaCCACAACCTcgaccactaccaccaccaccacgaccacaaCCGAGGCATCAACTACGACCTCAACGATGCTTACCACGGAGCTGGACGAACCGACCAACCTTCCACCGATCATTCGGAACCGCATTCCAAAGCAAGCCATCCCGGCCGGTAAAGTGTTCCGCTACCAAGTCCCGCTGGAAACATTCCACGACAACGAGGACGGTAACAATCTAAGCCTGGAGCTGCTGGATGCCCGTGATCAACCGCTCAAACCGAGCTCGTGGATCCAGTTCAACGAAGACACGAAAGAGATCTATGGCCT ACCGCTCGAAAAGGACGTATCCCGTTGGCCTTACAAGCTGCGCGCTACCGACTCCGGCAATCTTACCGTCACGGAAAAGGTGGACATACaggtgcagcagcacaaaTCGCACCGCAGCCTCAACCACGAGATCAGCCTGGCGCTGCGCCTGAACCGCAAGTTTGCCAGCAACGTCGACTGGCACATCGAGACGGCACGCGGCATCTCGGTCGTGCTCGGTGACGTGACGCTGTCGAACATTATCGTGCGCGACATCCGCAACAGCATACAGGATCCCAGCCTGGCCACGTTTGTGTACACGAACGAGACGCTGCCGAAGGATCGCTGCCCGGAGGAGAAGCTGGACGAGCTGGTGGCGCTGCTCACCGAGGAAGCGCTCAACGATGCGCTCAATCCGGACATTACGGTCAAGTCGGTGCAGGGCCAACAGATTGCACAGTGCACCAAGGTCACGCCGCCAAAGGTGAAACCGACGCAGAGCATTCAGCGCAACTATGCGCCGCAAACGCGCAACCAGGTCGATCAGGTGAACGCAACCGTGGGCCATCTGCTCGTCTTCAAGGTGCCGGTG GACACATTCTACGATCCAGAAGATGGTAACGAGCTGAAGATGAAGCTGCTGACAACCGATCGCAACACGCTCGATCCCAACCACTGGCTACAGTTTGACTCGAAGAACCAGGAGTTTTACGGTGTGCCGCGAACGAATGACATCGGACGCAAGGAATATCTTTTG ATGGCGGAAGATCGCGAAGGTCTCACAGCAACGGACgcactggtggtggtagtCAACCCGCACCACAAGCGCGACTACAGCGTCCTGTTCGAGCTGACGCTCGACATTAGCCACGAGCAGTTTAACACGGCCCAGGTGCAGCGGCGCTTTATCGAACGGCTCGCGCAGGTGTTTGGCGACGCCTCGACGCACTACATCAAGATCCACCACATTCGGCCGATCCACCATACCGGGCAGGTGCAGGTGTCCTTCTTTAACACCACGCTGAGCCGCCAGCACCAGCGCTGCCCGCAGGAGGAGATCGAGACGCTGCGCAACATTCTGCTCCACCAGGACAGCACGATCCGGGCGAAGGTGCGCGAAATATTGGGCCAAGAGTTTAGCCTGCAGAACGTGAGCCTGGTGCCGCTGGACAACTGCCACGGGTTCGATACGCCGCATCACGCCACGAGCGAGCCGGAGAAGGCCGCCCCGAAACCGATCTCGAAGGACGACTACCTGCTTACGTTCGTGCTGCCGTCGGTGATCATCATCGTGATGCTGCTGATCGCCGCCATCATTGCGTGCATTCTGTACAAGCGCCGGCTGACCGGCAAGATGGAGCTCG AATATATCAATTTCAAACCTatcgcctcctcctcctcgtccaaTCCCCAAGGTACTGACGAAGAGCGCAAGTCGTTCCGGTCGAAGGGCATCCCGGTGATCTTCCAGGACGAGCTGGACGAGAAGCCGGAGATCGGCAACAAGTCGCCGGTGATACTGAAGGACGAGAAGCCCCCGCTATTGCCACCGTCCTACAGCAGTACCAACCACGATG GCGATAACGAGGACGTCGATGAGTACGTGCCACCGCAGCCGGTGATCGTTGGTGGGCGCGAATCGCGCGGCAAATCGCCCGTCACACCATCCTACCGGCGGCCGCCACCGTACGTGTCACCATAG